TGAGGTAGGGGCGAGGCCTGAATGGCCTCCCCCACTGGGATTTCACTAGAGGGGGGTGCCGGAGGATAGAGGTGGGGGGTGCCGGTGAGGTTAGAAGTTGCGCCACGCGAATGCCCCCCGTTCATCGCCCGTACTTTTCCATCTCCTAAATCTTGTTCCTCCCCCCTTGAGGGGGAGGATACAGGTGGGGGGTGCCGGTGGATTCTGGCGGGGGGTGCCGCTGATTTAAGGGGTTGCGCCACGGGAATGCCCCCCCACTCAGCGCCCGTTCTTTTCCAACTCAACGGTAATCATCTTTAGTTTAACCGGGAAGGGAACCGGATCGTCAAAATTGTATTTAACTTCGCCTTTGTCGTAATCAAACGCCACCGAATAACACCGCTTCACAACCTTCCCGTCGAATTTAACCACAAACCCCCCGTCAGCCATGAAGAACCTCCTACACGAATTAAATATGGTCCGCTGGAATCCGATTTCCTTTTCATTTATTTAGGTTGTGCTGTTCCGGCAGATTGGGCCCTGATTACAGCCCGTCTTACAAGGTCAGAATCATCTCGAATTTTACCGTAAAAGGAATTTCTTCTTGAAAGCTCCATTCTTTTTAGCGCTTCAACAATCTGCGCCTTCTCTAAGTCACTTTCAGCAGTTGTATATGCTGACAATATCCTATCAATATCTGCTGGGGAACCAGCCGACCCAAGAATTGCGAGGCCATACGCTCTTAGCCATGGCGCACGATTCGCATCAAAGCAAGAATGACGACAAAAAGTAATGAGTCTTTCAGGGAATGAAGCCCTTTCGAAGAACCATCGCAGAATCTCGAATGTTTGATGATCATAGATACCTTCGGGAGAATCAATATAATTTAGCATCCTATTTTCTTCCTCTGCGCGCACATCAATGGTTCCAAGATACTTTAAGATGTATTTCATCTCTTCGGGTCGCCGTGAAATTGTGTCAATACAATAGTCTGAAGCGATTTTTGAATTTACCTTGCCAAGTCTAGACAGCAAGTAATGAAAGAGCGTCTTATCAAATTTGTCGGAGGCATCGTTTAAAAATCGGTCTCGAAAAACTTGCTCAAATGTTTCAGCGGAGATCTCGTCGGCATGTTCTTCGAGAAGTTCCTCGATTTTATCAGCAGATATATAAGGATCGCGGTCTATTAGATGCTCCTCAAATTGGTCTTTGAGTTGATTGAATTTTGTGATAGTTGGTTGAATCCCGTCAAATCTAAGTCTTGCCTTTTCTGCAGTAAGGATTTGTGTCTTGGCTGCCTGCAACGTAAGTCCAAGATTGTGCAAAATATCGGTCAGGTCAATAAGAGAACACCGGGCCTCCAGATGAGTCCGACAAAAGATTCGAATATCGTCGACGTAACGCACATGCGCATATCCTAAATTAACAAGACTTTGGTCTGCTGAGGCGAAATAAAGTTTCGCAAGCAAATCGCTTGCTGAATAGCCCTGCGGGATTCCTTTCCCGGGGGCACGGGACCATCGGTAAAGACATTTTCTCAATAGTTCAAATACTGGCCCCGGAATTCCAAGAGCATTTAACTTTGAGAAAAGAGCGGTAGGTTTATGTTGTCGTAAAATCCTGCAATATCAGCAACCACTACATAAGTCGCTCCAGATTGCAACATTTCCAGCGATTTTTTAGTCCACTGTTTCCAGCCCAGGAATGCTGGCTGCATCCACTCCACGGCGTCCGTAGGAGGATTCATCTGGTACGCCATATCCGTTACACCCTGTGAGCCCTTTAGTATCTCCCAAAATTGGCTAGAAATAGCGCCAAGAAGTGCATTAAAAATCACCTCGTCTCTATAGTCCAGAACAGACCCAGGTCGCACCATCCATCCGGGTTTGGGCACGTAACAAATCCGATTGTCGTGGGGAGAGTATCCTTTCTCGAGCTTAGATCGGATACTGCCAATCCAGCCATCTAAGTTAGACTCTAACCACAAATTAAGAAAAGGATGACTTACAAACGACCGATCTTTCTGATCTGCTTTCGATCTTCGCCAAGCAAGTCCTAAATCTAGATCGTCCCAACTCATAACTGAGGGGAATTTGGAAAGTTCCGAAGGAGTTCCGAGCAGAAAAATGGTCTGCTATTGGCCTCATTCATTTATTAACGGGGCCCCCGAATCCCTGCAAATAACTCGCTGTAGTTGATGTCGAAAGCTTGTCAGCGTTTCCAAA
The window above is part of the Elusimicrobiota bacterium genome. Proteins encoded here:
- a CDS encoding RNA-directed DNA polymerase — encoded protein: MLRQHKPTALFSKLNALGIPGPVFELLRKCLYRWSRAPGKGIPQGYSASDLLAKLYFASADQSLVNLGYAHVRYVDDIRIFCRTHLEARCSLIDLTDILHNLGLTLQAAKTQILTAEKARLRFDGIQPTITKFNQLKDQFEEHLIDRDPYISADKIEELLEEHADEISAETFEQVFRDRFLNDASDKFDKTLFHYLLSRLGKVNSKIASDYCIDTISRRPEEMKYILKYLGTIDVRAEEENRMLNYIDSPEGIYDHQTFEILRWFFERASFPERLITFCRHSCFDANRAPWLRAYGLAILGSAGSPADIDRILSAYTTAESDLEKAQIVEALKRMELSRRNSFYGKIRDDSDLVRRAVIRAQSAGTAQPK